A window of Roseburia hominis A2-183 genomic DNA:
ATGCCGAACGGCAGCCAGCCGAGCCACACGGCAAAGATCATCAAGAGCAGCAGACCGATCCAGAATGCCGGCGTGCTAGCCAGAAGCAGCGCATACCCGCGGATCAGATGGTCCGGCAGACGGTCTTTAAAATACCCCGCCACAATGCCGAGCACAAGCCCCAGAATTCCGGACAGTACCCACGCCACGCACATCAGCGCAAACGAGTTGCCGAACTTCTCCGCAACGACCTCCGCGACCGGGCGGTTATATTTCAGCGAAGTGCCCATATCCCCCCGCACAAAATCCTTCGCCCAGTTCAGATAGCGCTCCGCCGGCGGCACATCCTTTCCCCAGTAGGACTCCATCTGCGCCCGTTTCTCCGGCGTCATGCGCATGTAAGCCGTCGCTCCGACGTTCGCCTGTACCGGATCAATCGGAGACAGCGACACCAGCATAAACGCGGCAATGCTGACACCGATCAGCAGTGTCAGCATTTTTATTACATTTTTTATGAAAAAGCTTATGTAATGCCTGATATTCATTCTTCCCTCATCTATTCCCAGGTCCACTGGTCGACATTGTTGACTAACGACCAGCCGTGACCGTGCGGATGCAGCTTCTGCTCCGCCACTGCCAGGCCATCCCGCGCAAAGTAGAGATGATCCACGTTGGCAAACCATACCCAGAGTGCCTCGGCATCCGGTCCGACATCTTCCTGTGCCTGCTGCCAGAGACTGTAGGACTCATTCATATCTGTCGCAGCAAGTGCCGCATCCAGAAGTTCGTCCGTCTTCTCATTGGAATATCCCGTAAAATTGCAGGAACC
This region includes:
- a CDS encoding ABC transporter permease, giving the protein MNIRHYISFFIKNVIKMLTLLIGVSIAAFMLVSLSPIDPVQANVGATAYMRMTPEKRAQMESYWGKDVPPAERYLNWAKDFVRGDMGTSLKYNRPVAEVVAEKFGNSFALMCVAWVLSGILGLVLGIVAGYFKDRLPDHLIRGYALLLASTPAFWIGLLLLMIFAVWLGWLPFGMNLPAGMTAAEAGIGVRIRHLILPALTLGLTGVANITLHTREKMIAIMESDYVLFARARGESSGYIVKRHALRNLVLPAITLQFGSISEIFGGSVLVEQVFSYPGLGQAAIDAGLGSDVSLLLAITVISTLFVFLGNLAANVLYGVIDPQIRRGRSHG